From a region of the Corallococcus coralloides DSM 2259 genome:
- a CDS encoding FHA domain-containing protein, producing the protein MAFQLTISEGKDAGKEFVFDQDSVLIGRTSECDVVLYDPGISRRHCRIFKDGDGYAVEDQKSANGTVVNGAAVQKQTLADGDTLTLGPVTFLFALAAEDAPTGEDEKPAEDGANSTRIVSIDSVRKSRNKKGAALVPEGADEEDLQGIRAESTRMNMRAIRRPTSNAQRAIPQDPPPEEDAPAAIEKPAPAPPPARRTGSQSARAVARTPRAGGASSSGGGLSAAERARIRRETPGLMANLRLFWAEANSKVRAGVMAGGGVVVLGLFALMYWLVLGGEDTVQKGEEPVRLSNQPITDSFGLGDGVTWNRPDMKVFEWEFVAATRAVVILHYQAQGISKDEVVVSVNGVDVGKVPPDTLASQERSLELMIPPQQLRKGEPNRIIFDNTRNPPGEDTWRVWNVWVERALLPEDLSTQQLVSNANDLFKKGRKNFDTPDIGARNRYEAWKSFREAWLMLEAHPDPKPDLYFEAQESMKRAQQELDRTCSKLLLEVEGYYNQGHYKQAASTLDHMREYFPEYDQPCATRAENKRAEYGL; encoded by the coding sequence ATGGCCTTCCAACTGACGATCTCCGAGGGAAAAGACGCAGGCAAGGAGTTCGTCTTCGACCAGGACTCCGTGCTCATCGGGCGCACCTCCGAGTGCGACGTGGTGCTGTACGACCCCGGTATCTCCCGCCGCCACTGCCGCATCTTCAAGGACGGTGACGGCTACGCCGTCGAGGATCAGAAGAGCGCCAACGGCACGGTCGTCAACGGCGCCGCCGTGCAGAAGCAGACGCTGGCGGATGGCGACACGCTCACGCTGGGCCCGGTGACGTTCCTCTTCGCGCTCGCCGCGGAGGACGCGCCCACCGGCGAGGACGAGAAGCCCGCGGAGGACGGCGCCAACAGCACGCGCATCGTCTCCATCGACTCCGTGCGCAAGTCGCGCAACAAGAAGGGCGCGGCGCTCGTGCCGGAAGGCGCGGACGAGGAGGACCTGCAGGGCATCCGGGCGGAGTCCACGCGCATGAACATGCGCGCCATCCGCCGGCCCACCTCCAACGCCCAGCGCGCCATCCCGCAGGATCCGCCCCCGGAAGAGGACGCTCCGGCGGCCATCGAAAAGCCCGCTCCCGCGCCTCCGCCCGCGCGCCGCACCGGCTCCCAGTCCGCCCGCGCCGTGGCCCGCACGCCCCGCGCTGGTGGCGCCAGCAGCAGTGGCGGCGGCCTGTCCGCGGCCGAGCGCGCCCGCATCCGCCGTGAGACGCCGGGCCTGATGGCCAACCTGCGCCTGTTCTGGGCGGAGGCGAACTCCAAGGTCCGCGCGGGCGTGATGGCCGGCGGCGGCGTGGTGGTGCTGGGCCTCTTCGCCCTCATGTACTGGCTGGTGCTGGGCGGCGAGGACACGGTGCAGAAGGGCGAGGAGCCCGTGCGCCTGTCCAACCAGCCCATCACGGACTCGTTCGGCCTGGGTGACGGCGTCACCTGGAACCGGCCGGACATGAAGGTCTTCGAGTGGGAGTTCGTCGCCGCGACGCGCGCGGTGGTCATCCTCCACTACCAGGCCCAGGGCATCTCCAAGGACGAGGTGGTGGTGAGCGTCAACGGCGTGGACGTGGGCAAGGTGCCGCCGGACACGCTGGCCAGCCAGGAGCGCTCGCTGGAGCTGATGATCCCGCCCCAGCAGCTGCGCAAGGGCGAGCCCAACCGCATCATCTTCGACAACACCCGCAACCCGCCGGGCGAGGACACCTGGCGCGTGTGGAACGTCTGGGTGGAGCGCGCGCTGCTCCCCGAGGATCTCTCCACGCAGCAACTCGTCTCGAACGCGAACGACCTCTTCAAGAAGGGCCGCAAGAACTTCGACACGCCGGACATCGGCGCGCGCAACCGCTACGAAGCGTGGAAGTCCTTCCGCGAGGCGTGGCTGATGCTGGAGGCCCACCCGGACCCGAAGCCGGACCTGTACTTCGAGGCCCAGGAGTCCATGAAGCGCGCCCAGCAGGAGCTGGACCGCACCTGCTCCAAGCTGCTCCTGGAGGTGGAGGGCTACTACAACCAGGGCCACTACAAGCAGGCCGCCTCCACGCTGGACCACATGCGCGAGTACTTCCCCGAGTACGACCAGCCGTGCGCCACGCGCGCGGAGAACAAGCGCGCCGAGTACGGGCTGTAG
- a CDS encoding phospholipase D-like domain-containing protein: MRELAGEDGRSEGLVPAARSPGPVPEHGPVWSAGVSRRLLARYYLPQHHTTLQGNACRLLRDGVEAYPEMLEAIRRARRSIRLETYMFVTDAVGELFGQALAEAAERGVHVKVLYDAVGSWTSRRSFFEGLRARGVDVRAFKPFSLQRGLRHLLRRDHRKILVVDGTVAFTGGVNIAAHWAPEGQGVAWRDDVLRIEGPAVHELERRFLATWRMMFRDRLSRLRRRIRGGAQALEARPRKGDVGLAVLSSRRSIHRAYLHAIQRARASVLIAAGYFVPDRRMVAALKDAAKRGVEVSLLLNGGKSDHPFLEHATRAFYEPLMDAGIRIFEWRRGVLHAKTAVVDGVWGTIGSFNLERLSLAFNHEVNAVFADPRLGRDLEDSFRLDCGNCREVDLAAFRRRPLWQKAVERVLYFFRKVL, encoded by the coding sequence ATGCGTGAGCTGGCGGGGGAGGACGGGCGGTCAGAAGGGTTGGTTCCAGCGGCGCGCTCGCCGGGACCCGTGCCGGAGCATGGCCCGGTGTGGAGCGCCGGGGTGTCCCGGCGCCTGCTCGCCCGCTACTACCTGCCACAGCACCACACCACCCTCCAGGGCAATGCGTGCCGGCTCCTGCGTGACGGCGTGGAGGCCTACCCGGAGATGCTGGAGGCCATCCGCCGGGCGCGCCGCTCCATCCGCCTGGAGACGTACATGTTCGTCACCGACGCGGTGGGCGAGCTCTTCGGCCAGGCGCTGGCGGAGGCCGCCGAGCGCGGCGTGCACGTGAAGGTCCTCTACGACGCGGTGGGGTCCTGGACCAGCCGCAGGAGCTTCTTCGAAGGCCTGCGCGCGCGGGGCGTGGACGTGCGGGCCTTCAAGCCCTTCAGCCTCCAGCGCGGGCTGCGCCACCTGCTGCGCCGGGACCACCGGAAGATTCTCGTGGTGGACGGCACGGTGGCCTTCACGGGCGGGGTGAACATCGCGGCGCACTGGGCCCCGGAAGGGCAGGGCGTGGCGTGGCGCGACGACGTGCTGCGGATTGAAGGCCCCGCGGTGCATGAGCTGGAGCGGAGATTCCTGGCCACGTGGCGGATGATGTTCCGCGACCGGCTGAGCCGGCTGCGCCGGCGGATCCGCGGCGGGGCCCAGGCGCTGGAGGCCCGGCCCCGGAAGGGCGACGTGGGGCTGGCGGTGCTGTCCAGCCGCCGCAGCATCCACCGCGCGTACCTGCACGCCATCCAGCGCGCGCGGGCCAGCGTGCTCATCGCCGCGGGCTACTTCGTGCCGGACCGGCGCATGGTGGCCGCGCTCAAGGACGCGGCGAAGCGGGGCGTGGAGGTGAGCCTGCTGCTCAACGGGGGCAAGAGCGACCATCCGTTCCTCGAGCATGCGACGCGCGCCTTCTACGAGCCGCTGATGGACGCCGGCATCCGCATCTTCGAGTGGCGCCGGGGCGTGCTGCACGCCAAGACGGCCGTGGTGGACGGGGTGTGGGGCACCATCGGGTCGTTCAACCTGGAGCGGCTGTCCCTGGCCTTCAACCACGAAGTGAACGCCGTCTTCGCGGACCCCCGGCTGGGGCGCGACCTGGAGGACTCGTTCCGTCTGGATTGCGGCAATTGCCGCGAGGTGGACCTGGCCGCCTTCCGCCGCCGTCCCCTCTGGCAGAAGGCCGTGGAGCGGGTGCTGTACTTCTTCCGCAAGGTGCTCTGA
- the acnA gene encoding aconitate hydratase AcnA translates to MTDSFGTKAQLKVGSATYDYFSLATLAKAHPAVNRLPFSLKVLLENLLRNEDGRVVKREHIEKMLAWDPKAAPETEISFHPARVLLQDFTGVPAVVDMAAMREALAAMGGDPAKINPRNPADLVIDHSVQIDSFATTAAFKENAELEFERNRERYAFLRWGQSAFKGFGVVPPDIGICHQVNLEFLAQVTFRQGNTVYPDTLVGTDSHTTMINGLGVVGWGVGGIEAEAALLGQPITMLIPQVVGFKLTGKLPAGATATDLVLTVTQMLRKKGVVGKFVEFYGEGLKGLSLPDRATIANMAPEYGATIGFFPVDEESCNYLRFTGRPDDVVALTEAYAKTQGLWLEAGAQDPLFSDTLELDLAAVVPSLAGPKRPQDRVPLKDMKAGYEKSLVEMLAAGKSKGEDDEGPKGGAKAPAAPVPPERLAQAVTVKAGRQSYQVGHGAVVIASITSCTNTSNPAVLVAAGILAKKAVEKGLKPQPWVKTSLAPGSRVVTEYLRDAGLLPYLEAVGFHVVGYGCTTCIGNSGPLPESVSNAVVEGDLVVAAVLSGNRNFEGRINPHVRMNYLASPPLVVAYALAGEVGRDLDNEPLGTDPNGRPVFLKDIWPSNEEIKETIRTAVKPEQFRSQYANAMEGDTLWQQLQVGKGSTFKWDEKSTYVRKPPFFENLPKEPKAVQDIKGARVLALLGDSVTTDHISPAGNIAKTSPAAKYLMAEGVEPKDFNSYGARRGNHEVMVRGTFANIRLKNLLVPGVEGGVTVHIPTRERMSIYDASMKYQADGTPLVVLAGAEYGTGSSRDWAAKGTQLLGVKAVIAKSFERIHRSNLVGMGVLPLQFEAGQDAQSLGLTGHETFEITGVADGLAPQKKLTVKATGEKGTIEFTAVCRIDTPNELDYYRNGGILQYVLRQLAKA, encoded by the coding sequence ATGACGGACAGTTTCGGCACCAAGGCCCAGCTCAAGGTGGGCTCGGCGACCTACGACTATTTCAGCCTGGCCACGCTGGCGAAGGCCCACCCGGCGGTCAACCGCCTCCCGTTCTCGCTGAAGGTCCTGCTGGAGAACCTGCTGCGCAACGAGGACGGCCGCGTCGTCAAGCGCGAGCACATCGAGAAGATGCTCGCCTGGGACCCCAAGGCGGCCCCGGAGACCGAGATCTCCTTCCACCCCGCGCGCGTGCTGCTCCAGGACTTCACCGGCGTGCCCGCCGTCGTGGACATGGCCGCCATGCGTGAGGCGCTCGCCGCCATGGGCGGTGACCCCGCGAAGATCAACCCGCGCAACCCGGCGGACCTGGTCATCGACCACTCGGTGCAGATTGATTCGTTCGCCACCACCGCGGCCTTCAAGGAGAACGCGGAGCTGGAGTTCGAGCGCAACCGCGAGCGCTACGCCTTCCTGCGCTGGGGCCAGAGCGCGTTCAAGGGCTTTGGCGTGGTGCCGCCGGACATCGGCATCTGCCACCAGGTGAACCTGGAGTTCCTGGCGCAGGTGACGTTCCGTCAGGGCAACACCGTGTACCCGGACACGCTGGTGGGCACGGACAGCCACACCACGATGATCAACGGCCTGGGCGTGGTGGGCTGGGGCGTGGGCGGCATCGAGGCGGAGGCGGCGCTGCTGGGCCAGCCCATCACGATGCTGATTCCCCAGGTGGTGGGCTTCAAGCTCACCGGCAAGCTGCCCGCCGGCGCCACGGCCACGGACCTGGTGCTCACCGTCACGCAGATGCTTCGCAAGAAGGGCGTGGTCGGCAAGTTCGTGGAGTTCTACGGCGAGGGCCTGAAGGGGCTGTCGCTGCCGGACCGCGCCACCATCGCCAACATGGCCCCGGAGTACGGCGCCACCATCGGCTTCTTCCCGGTGGACGAGGAGAGCTGCAACTACCTGCGCTTCACCGGCCGCCCGGATGACGTCGTGGCGCTGACGGAGGCGTACGCCAAGACGCAGGGCCTGTGGCTGGAGGCCGGCGCGCAGGACCCGCTCTTCAGCGACACGCTGGAGCTGGACCTGGCCGCCGTGGTGCCCAGCCTGGCGGGCCCCAAGCGTCCGCAGGACCGCGTGCCCCTGAAGGACATGAAGGCCGGGTACGAGAAGTCCCTGGTGGAGATGCTCGCCGCGGGCAAGAGCAAGGGCGAGGACGACGAGGGCCCCAAGGGCGGCGCCAAGGCCCCCGCGGCCCCGGTGCCCCCGGAGCGGCTGGCCCAGGCCGTCACCGTGAAGGCGGGCCGCCAGAGCTACCAGGTGGGCCACGGCGCGGTGGTCATCGCGTCCATCACCTCCTGCACCAACACGTCCAACCCGGCCGTGCTGGTGGCCGCGGGCATCCTGGCGAAGAAGGCCGTGGAGAAGGGCCTCAAGCCGCAGCCCTGGGTGAAGACGTCCCTGGCCCCGGGCAGCCGCGTGGTGACGGAGTACCTGCGCGACGCGGGCCTCCTGCCCTACCTGGAGGCCGTGGGCTTCCACGTCGTGGGCTACGGCTGCACCACCTGCATTGGCAACTCCGGCCCGCTGCCGGAGTCCGTGTCCAACGCGGTGGTGGAGGGCGACCTGGTGGTGGCGGCGGTGCTGTCCGGCAACCGCAACTTCGAAGGCCGCATCAACCCGCACGTGCGCATGAACTACCTGGCGAGCCCCCCGCTCGTGGTGGCGTACGCGCTGGCCGGTGAAGTGGGCCGCGACCTGGACAACGAGCCGCTGGGCACGGACCCCAACGGCCGCCCGGTGTTCCTCAAGGACATCTGGCCGTCCAACGAGGAGATCAAGGAGACCATCCGCACGGCCGTGAAGCCGGAGCAGTTCCGCAGCCAGTACGCGAACGCCATGGAGGGCGACACGCTCTGGCAGCAGCTGCAGGTGGGCAAGGGCTCCACGTTCAAGTGGGACGAGAAGTCCACCTACGTGCGCAAGCCGCCCTTCTTCGAGAACCTCCCGAAGGAGCCCAAGGCCGTTCAGGACATCAAGGGCGCGCGCGTGCTGGCGCTGCTGGGTGACTCCGTCACGACGGACCACATCTCCCCGGCGGGCAACATCGCCAAGACGAGCCCCGCGGCGAAGTACCTCATGGCGGAGGGCGTGGAGCCCAAGGACTTCAACTCCTACGGCGCGCGCCGCGGCAACCACGAGGTGATGGTGCGCGGCACCTTCGCCAACATCCGCCTGAAGAACCTGCTCGTCCCGGGCGTGGAGGGCGGCGTCACGGTGCACATCCCCACGCGTGAGCGGATGAGCATCTACGACGCGTCCATGAAGTACCAGGCGGACGGCACGCCCCTGGTGGTGCTGGCGGGCGCCGAGTACGGCACCGGCTCCAGCCGCGACTGGGCGGCCAAGGGCACGCAGCTGTTGGGCGTGAAGGCCGTCATCGCCAAGAGCTTCGAGCGCATCCACCGCTCCAACCTCGTGGGCATGGGCGTGCTGCCCCTGCAGTTCGAGGCGGGCCAGGACGCGCAGTCGCTGGGCCTCACCGGCCACGAGACGTTCGAGATCACCGGCGTCGCGGACGGCCTTGCGCCGCAGAAGAAGCTCACCGTGAAGGCCACGGGTGAGAAGGGGACCATCGAGTTCACGGCGGTGTGCCGCATCGACACGCCCAACGAGCTCGACTACTACCGCAACGGCGGCATCCTCCAGTACGTGCTGCGCCAGCTCGCCAAGGCGTAA
- a CDS encoding HD domain-containing protein has translation MPTLEDAIALAVAAHQGQRDKAGQPYILHPMRVMLRLATDAERTVAILHDVVEDTPYSLERLRGLGYPEDVLSALDCLTKREGESYEAFIERLRPHPLARRVKLADLEDNMDVRRLKDVTPKDAERLSRYVAAWTRLRAE, from the coding sequence ATGCCCACGCTCGAAGACGCCATCGCCCTGGCGGTGGCCGCGCACCAGGGTCAGCGCGACAAGGCAGGACAGCCCTACATCCTCCACCCCATGCGGGTGATGCTGCGTCTGGCCACCGACGCGGAGCGCACCGTGGCCATCCTCCACGACGTGGTGGAGGACACGCCGTACTCGCTGGAGCGCCTGCGCGGCCTGGGCTACCCGGAGGACGTGCTGTCCGCCCTGGACTGTCTGACGAAGCGCGAGGGCGAAAGCTACGAGGCCTTCATCGAACGGCTGCGTCCCCACCCCCTGGCCCGCCGCGTGAAGCTGGCGGACCTGGAGGACAACATGGACGTGCGCCGGCTGAAGGACGTCACACCGAAGGACGCCGAGCGCCTGTCGCGCTACGTGGCCGCCTGGACGCGCCTGCGCGCGGAGTAG
- a CDS encoding PilW family protein yields the protein MRIRSKLRSKPRAHARGMTLLETMVAAALTTIILAAATALLLAGGRVVHNTEHVADSHDHARLAGETLLSAVRQAGAGMSEGLWVVSGGVPQRLNPVFGGDGAGSGVLAATTTGNQPGEDGSDDLWLVVPDRNYLGRDCAPGAAMTVVKPGTGALEVNCAGTFAGAAPANPMLVASNMKSAALLTQTSVSSTPPTATVNFLESGVSGFSNAPHKGGFQKGDLVYPVRLLHFFIGTNARNGRRALMRAEGIPGGDVSGRPFVDMGDPVVVQDFVEDFQVTFGIDATNTGDPTRYDFQHGLQPEYTPGLRSVRISVVATGRSPRRDNQNQTVLSEDLPIAVENHTPAAAPADGYFRSLFSRRAELPNLAAASL from the coding sequence ATGAGGATCCGGTCGAAGCTCCGGTCGAAGCCTCGGGCGCACGCACGCGGCATGACGCTGCTGGAGACGATGGTGGCCGCGGCGCTCACCACCATCATCCTGGCGGCGGCCACGGCCCTGCTGCTCGCGGGCGGGCGCGTGGTGCACAACACGGAGCACGTGGCGGACAGCCACGACCACGCGCGGCTCGCGGGAGAGACGCTGCTGTCCGCGGTGCGCCAGGCCGGCGCGGGCATGTCCGAGGGCCTCTGGGTCGTCTCGGGTGGAGTCCCCCAGCGCCTCAACCCCGTCTTCGGCGGTGACGGCGCGGGCTCGGGCGTGCTCGCCGCCACCACGACGGGCAACCAGCCGGGCGAGGACGGCAGCGACGACCTGTGGCTGGTGGTGCCGGACCGCAACTACCTGGGCCGCGACTGCGCGCCGGGCGCGGCGATGACGGTGGTGAAGCCGGGCACCGGCGCCCTGGAGGTCAACTGCGCGGGCACGTTCGCAGGCGCCGCGCCCGCCAACCCCATGCTGGTGGCCAGCAACATGAAGAGCGCCGCGCTGCTCACCCAGACGTCGGTGTCGAGCACCCCGCCCACGGCCACGGTGAACTTCCTGGAGAGCGGCGTGTCGGGCTTCTCCAACGCGCCCCACAAGGGCGGCTTCCAGAAGGGCGACCTGGTGTACCCCGTGCGGCTGTTGCACTTCTTCATCGGGACGAACGCGCGCAATGGCCGCAGGGCGCTGATGCGCGCGGAGGGCATCCCCGGCGGCGACGTGTCGGGGCGCCCCTTCGTGGACATGGGCGACCCGGTGGTGGTGCAGGACTTCGTGGAGGACTTCCAGGTGACGTTCGGCATCGACGCCACCAACACGGGCGACCCCACCCGCTACGACTTCCAGCACGGCCTCCAGCCCGAGTACACGCCGGGCCTGCGCTCGGTGCGCATCAGCGTGGTGGCCACCGGCCGCTCGCCCCGGCGTGACAATCAGAACCAGACCGTCCTGTCCGAGGACCTGCCCATCGCGGTGGAGAACCACACCCCGGCCGCGGCCCCCGCGGACGGCTACTTCCGCAGCCTCTTCTCGCGCCGGGCGGAGCTGCCCAACCTGGCCGCCGCCAGCCTGTGA
- a CDS encoding type IV pilus modification PilV family protein, which translates to MRALPSSAARRGSGLLEVLIAMCVLALAAVGAVMGMVAATRDVKDGQVLQGRRMLLEARVQRLWLASKMDLANQAIPRPALFPPEVELATAPWVLDPSAPQAGDIGTGAYFRVRPTGQVEPALDVPAGTPCTTTTPDTVLPRDVYCREVLVTQGLPKDLPPAAQAMVPAGALPFTFWTRAYRKGDSLDRAIVHSEVFVQ; encoded by the coding sequence ATGAGAGCCCTTCCCTCTTCCGCCGCCCGGCGCGGCAGCGGCCTGTTGGAGGTGCTCATCGCCATGTGCGTCCTGGCGCTGGCCGCCGTGGGCGCCGTGATGGGCATGGTGGCCGCCACCCGCGACGTGAAGGACGGCCAGGTGCTCCAGGGCCGGCGCATGCTGCTGGAGGCGCGCGTGCAGCGGCTGTGGCTCGCGTCCAAGATGGACCTGGCCAACCAGGCCATCCCCCGGCCCGCCCTCTTCCCGCCGGAGGTGGAACTGGCCACGGCGCCCTGGGTGCTGGACCCCAGCGCGCCGCAGGCGGGCGACATCGGCACCGGCGCGTACTTCCGCGTGCGCCCCACCGGCCAGGTGGAGCCCGCGCTGGACGTGCCCGCCGGCACGCCCTGCACCACCACCACCCCGGACACGGTGCTGCCCCGCGACGTCTACTGCCGCGAGGTCCTGGTGACGCAGGGGCTGCCCAAGGACCTGCCGCCCGCGGCCCAGGCGATGGTGCCCGCCGGGGCGCTGCCCTTCACCTTCTGGACGCGCGCGTACCGCAAGGGCGACAGCCTGGACCGCGCCATCGTGCACAGCGAGGTCTTCGTCCAATGA
- a CDS encoding peptide chain release factor-like protein: MTPPTTPIAPARRQAAREALALDDEALLKVCDVEFFIASGPGGQHRNTTASGVRLSHPPTELSVTATERRSQSQNKDAAVRRLRAGLQALTFVPKVRKATRPTLGSKRRRLEDKKRTSEKKAGRGGRLAD, encoded by the coding sequence ATGACGCCGCCGACCACACCCATCGCACCCGCTCGACGCCAGGCCGCACGGGAGGCCCTCGCCCTGGATGACGAGGCCCTGCTGAAGGTCTGCGACGTGGAGTTCTTCATCGCCTCCGGGCCCGGCGGCCAGCACCGCAACACCACCGCCAGCGGCGTGCGCCTCTCCCACCCGCCCACGGAGCTGTCCGTCACCGCCACCGAGCGCCGCAGCCAGTCCCAGAACAAGGACGCCGCCGTGCGCCGCCTGCGCGCCGGCCTGCAGGCCCTCACCTTCGTCCCCAAGGTCCGCAAGGCCACCCGCCCCACCCTGGGCTCCAAGCGCCGGCGCCTGGAGGACAAGAAGCGCACCTCCGAGAAGAAGGCCGGCCGGGGCGGCAGGCTCGCGGATTAG
- a CDS encoding histone deacetylase, which yields MRVFHIDRYLVPLPDGHRFPMEKYRLLREILLERGILPLAVFHEAPRAERGELEHVHTPRYLDAFFGGKLTDAELRRLGFPWSLRLVDNARASVGGTLAAARAALEDGFGANLAGGTHHAFPDHGEGFCVFNDIAVAIRVLQAEGAIRRAVVVDLDVHQGNGTAAVFAGDPSVFTFSMHGEHNFPFRKHASHLDLGLEDGVGDAEYLAVLDAHLPHVLESAHADLLFFQAGVDPLEEDTLGRLSLTHAGLRERDLRVMRAAKERGLPVVLTLGGGYARPLAPSLEAHVGTYLAACSLFR from the coding sequence GTGCGCGTCTTCCACATCGACCGGTACCTGGTCCCCCTGCCCGACGGGCACCGCTTCCCCATGGAGAAGTACCGCCTGCTGCGCGAAATCCTGCTCGAGCGCGGCATCCTTCCCCTCGCCGTCTTCCACGAGGCCCCCCGCGCGGAGCGCGGCGAGCTGGAGCACGTCCACACCCCGCGCTACCTGGACGCCTTCTTCGGCGGGAAGCTCACCGACGCGGAGCTGCGCCGGCTGGGCTTCCCCTGGTCCTTGCGGCTCGTGGACAACGCGCGCGCGTCCGTGGGCGGCACCCTGGCCGCCGCCCGCGCCGCATTGGAGGACGGCTTCGGCGCGAACCTGGCCGGCGGCACGCACCACGCCTTCCCGGACCACGGGGAGGGCTTCTGTGTCTTCAACGACATCGCCGTGGCCATCCGCGTGCTCCAGGCCGAAGGGGCCATCCGCCGCGCGGTGGTGGTGGACCTGGACGTGCACCAGGGCAACGGCACCGCGGCCGTCTTCGCGGGCGACCCGTCCGTCTTCACCTTCTCCATGCACGGCGAGCACAACTTCCCCTTCCGCAAGCACGCCTCGCACCTGGACCTGGGGCTGGAGGACGGCGTGGGGGACGCGGAGTACCTGGCCGTGCTCGACGCGCACCTGCCCCACGTCCTGGAGTCCGCCCACGCCGACCTGCTCTTCTTCCAGGCCGGCGTGGATCCGCTGGAGGAGGACACCCTGGGCCGGCTGTCACTCACCCACGCGGGGCTGCGCGAGCGCGACCTGCGCGTCATGCGCGCGGCGAAGGAGCGCGGACTCCCCGTGGTGCTCACCCTGGGCGGCGGCTACGCGCGGCCGCTGGCGCCGTCGCTGGAGGCCCACGTCGGGACTTATCTGGCCGCCTGTTCGTTGTTCCGCTGA
- a CDS encoding vWA domain-containing protein, whose amino-acid sequence MNLKPLSRAVLTAALATGLSATSAWAVTPVRAPSSTQKPAAAEKPFVKGAPTKPTDTQAQAQGQDAQPQPQGQRPEIEVAFVLDTTGSMGGLLEGAKQKIFSIASRIAKGKPTPHLKVALVAYRDQGDAYVTKRFDLSDDMDSMFAELRKLDANGGGDHPEHVGRGLGEAVSLLKWSQDREVMKVIFLVGDAPPAQREAAWDFKLWSKRAKERHIVVNTVRCGADASTEESWRYVAKLTDGTFDSIDAAGGMVAVATPYDAELSRVNAELASKTLYGGRAEARAMNVARAEATKGMAAEAVADRISFMKESRGVGKSAASAGAVSSAPAAVAGGVDLLEKPAALDALKDDELPQELKGLKKEEQAAKVKQLAAERKVLEEKVAKLATERDQWLTKNAPAKEDAFDANVMKSVKTQAAKFGVTY is encoded by the coding sequence ATGAACCTGAAGCCCCTCTCGCGGGCCGTCCTGACGGCCGCGCTCGCCACCGGTCTGTCCGCCACCTCCGCCTGGGCCGTCACGCCCGTCCGCGCGCCGTCGTCCACCCAGAAGCCCGCCGCGGCGGAGAAGCCCTTCGTGAAGGGGGCGCCCACGAAGCCCACGGACACGCAGGCTCAGGCCCAGGGCCAGGACGCGCAGCCCCAGCCGCAGGGGCAGCGGCCTGAAATCGAAGTGGCGTTCGTGCTGGATACGACGGGGTCGATGGGCGGCCTGCTGGAGGGCGCGAAGCAGAAGATCTTCTCCATCGCGTCGCGCATCGCGAAGGGCAAGCCCACGCCGCACCTGAAGGTGGCGCTCGTGGCGTACCGGGACCAGGGGGACGCGTACGTGACGAAGCGCTTCGACCTGAGCGACGACATGGACTCCATGTTCGCGGAGCTGCGCAAGCTGGACGCGAACGGGGGCGGGGACCACCCCGAGCACGTGGGCCGCGGCCTGGGCGAGGCCGTGTCGCTGCTCAAGTGGAGCCAGGACCGCGAGGTGATGAAGGTCATCTTCCTGGTGGGCGACGCGCCCCCCGCCCAGCGCGAGGCCGCCTGGGACTTCAAGCTCTGGTCCAAGCGCGCGAAGGAGCGCCACATCGTGGTGAACACGGTGCGCTGCGGCGCGGACGCGAGCACCGAGGAGTCCTGGCGCTACGTGGCGAAGCTGACGGACGGCACCTTCGACTCCATCGACGCGGCGGGCGGGATGGTGGCGGTGGCCACGCCCTATGACGCGGAGCTGTCGCGCGTGAACGCGGAGCTGGCGTCGAAGACGCTCTACGGCGGCCGCGCGGAGGCCCGGGCCATGAATGTCGCCCGCGCGGAGGCGACCAAGGGCATGGCCGCGGAGGCCGTCGCGGACCGCATCAGCTTCATGAAGGAGAGCCGGGGCGTGGGCAAGAGCGCCGCCAGCGCCGGGGCGGTGAGCAGCGCGCCCGCGGCCGTCGCGGGCGGCGTGGACCTGCTGGAGAAGCCGGCCGCGCTCGACGCCCTCAAGGACGACGAGCTGCCCCAGGAGCTCAAGGGCCTCAAGAAGGAGGAGCAGGCCGCGAAGGTGAAGCAGCTGGCCGCCGAGCGAAAGGTGCTGGAGGAGAAGGTCGCGAAGCTCGCCACCGAGCGCGACCAGTGGCTCACGAAGAACGCCCCCGCCAAGGAGGACGCCTTCGACGCCAACGTGATGAAGAGCGTGAAGACGCAGGCCGCGAAGTTCGGCGTCACCTACTGA